GGGCGGCGGCAATGATCTAAATGTGCTCTACGGTATGGAGCACAGGAAGCTCACACAGGCCCGCACCATAGCTCCACAAATTGTCAGTATGAATGACGTCTGGAACGTCGGATTTTTCCGGCAAGCGGATGAAAAACGATTTGGCAGTCCTGGTGTCGCGGTGTTTCCTCCTGAGGACGCTCCCGTCCTTGACCATGGCCATCTAAAGCCAACGCCTCACCGTTTTCGATGTGCACCTCGTCCAGATGCCGCCGAGAACCCTGCCGGGGTTCTCTGTGACGGAGTTCCTCAGAGAGGAGCGGCGCGAACTTGATGTTCCACCAGACAAGGGCTTCGTGACTGACAACAGTGCCGCGCTCGTGAAGCAGTTCCTGAACGTCCCGCTGGCTGAGGGAGAAGCGGTGATACCCCGGTGACGCTCAGGGGAAAACGGGAGCCGGAAGGCTTCCACGGTTCACCAGCCTACCGAGCTTGAGTTGCCAGAACCGAATCAGGAGGTTTGGCTGCTGGTGCGGTAGCCAGGTAGGGTGTGTCAAAGCGACTGGGTGGAGTGTACTGTCACGGCGGAGGGCCTGCGGACGGTGCTGGAGGTCTCATCAGCACGGCGCTCTCAGCCGGGGCTGGCCAAGACTCTCACGCGACAAAGGAGCTCCCGTGTCTGACGATCTTCACATCCTCTTCCAGCGTCTGCAGCGGATCTATTCTCGCCGGGGTGGTCAGGCCATTGCGGTGGTAGGTGAAGCGGGCATGGGCAAAACGCATCTGGGGCAGCAGCTTCTCTCCAAGTGGCCTGGGCCTTCCCTGCACATGCACACGCGAAATGCCGACACTGGATTCGCTCCTCTGCTGGACCTTCCCGGCGCTCCGTATTGGGCCGGCCAGACTCTGGAGCGCCACCTGAAGGGCCAGGATCAGGATCTCTCTGTTCTGGTCACAGCCATTAGTACCCTCCTTAACCGTGCGGATCCCACGCTGATCTGGGCGGAAGACTTCCATGAGGTCTCCGGTCGCGCGGGCCAGTTCTGGCTGTCATTGGGCCGCGCGCTGCCGCGCAAAAGGGGCGTTGCTCTGTTGGTTTCCAGTCGCACGCCCTTGCCAGAGCCGTTTGTTGAGCAGCGCCTCGCACCTCTGGACCCAGCAGCAGCCCGCGTTTTGGTTGAACAGCAGGCCCAGGGGCCTTTACCCGACGCTGCCCTGACTTGGTTGGCGACGCGGTGTCAGGGCAATCCACTCTTCCTCCTGGAGTTTTTCCGGCATTTGAGCCGCAGCGGCGCCCTCTATCAGGACGGCAACCGGTGGCATTGGCGGGAACCGGGTGTGTCAACTCTTCCGACCAGTGTTGAGGCCCTGATTGCCGATCAGCTGAGCCAAATGCCGGTGGAAGCAGTCACGGCAGCGGAGGCTGGGCGGCTGATGGGTCTGTGGGCCATGTGGGATACCGCTCTACCGGACCATCCACTCGACCTTGAGGCGGCGGCGACCCTCAGTGACTTGCCAGGACCCGCAGTGACGAGGTTGGCTCAGGATGCGGCCAGGCGTGGTCTTCTGGTGGACGGTCACTTTGGGCATCCTTTGTTCCAGGAAGTCGCTCTGAAGGAGATGTCCTACCGTCTTCGCCGTGAAGTGGCGCGGCGCTGCGTCCAGTTCCTATACGGTCAACCGGAGCAGGCAGCGCGTTTTTTGCCCTGGGCCGAACTGCCAACCGCTGAGGCCATACAGGTGCTGAGACGGGCGCTCCTGTCCGCGCAGACTCGGGGAGCGACAGCCGCTTGTGCTGACCTTCTGGATCAGTTGGCTGACCTGGTTCCTCCTCCTGAACAGGCCGCAGTAGCACTTCAGGCAGCGCAGGCACTGGAATCCTTCCACCTAGAGCGGGCCCTGAGCAGGGCCACTCAGGCCCGGTTGCTCCATCCCTCTGGCGCCGAGGCGCTGCACCTGTGTGCGAGGCTGCTGGCCCGCTCCGGTCGTGGGCAGGAAGCTGAAGGCTTACTTGAGAACGCCCCGGAAGCCCTCCGTGAGCGTTCCGACTTCTGGGCCTGCTGGCTGGAGACCCGAGTAGGCGCTTCGGACTTCGTAGGAGCGTTAGACATCTGGAACCAACATCGGCACGAGTTGGACGGTTTTCCCCTTGTGGCTTCTCAAGTGGCGATGGCTCAGCTGCGCACAGGTCAGGCAGACCAGGCGGAAGCCAGCATCCAGCAGGCGCTGAACTGCAAGCCTGAGCCTGCTGAGCGCGCCGCGCTTCTTCAGGCGCTAGGCCGGATTCAAATTGCGCAGGCGAACCCCCAGATGTTTGCCACCCTGGGAGAGGCCATCGAGGTGAGTGCTCAGGCAGGTGCGGTCGCCCTGCAGGCTGGGCTGCTGCTGGAGCGGGCCCGTGTCCTCAGCTGGGCCCTTCAGGTGCCTGCGGCAGCAGTGGACGCACAGCAGGCTGTGCGTCTGGCCGAAGCACAGGGCGACCCCCGCCTGCTGGCCCGGGCGCAGGGTGAACTGGCCAGTTGCCGGATGATTCAGGGAGATTTCGAAGGGGCTCAAGATCTGCTGCTCGCCGCTCAGGATTTACTTGGAGAAGGCCAAGCCTCGATGTATACCATCCTGACCCAGCTGTACTTGTGCAATCTGTCGCTGGAGTGGGCACGGCCTCAAGATGGTCTGCTGGCCGTGAGGCACGCCCGTCAGGGCCTACGCCTGACGCAGGAAGTTCAGGACAAGAGCCTGCTGGCCTGGGTGATGAGTATCAGCGCGTGGGCCGAAAGCGCACACGGTGATCTGGCCAGGGCTCAGCGGCAGATTGAGGAGGGAGAAGCCATCATCCGCGCTACCGGGCAGGCCGCCACGGCCCCTTTCTACCTGTTTGCAAAGGGATTTCTCTTGGAGCGGCAGGGGGAAACCGCGGACGCCATACAGGCATTTGAAGCGGCGGGTGACCTCGGACGGAGCATGAAGATGCCGGCCTACGCCGAGCGCTTCGGATTGGAAGCAGACCGTCTACGTGGAGACCGGCAGAGTGCAGAACGTCGCCTGGCTTTTTTCAGGCAGCATCACTTCTTCAGCTTTGCCTGCCGGACCTTACAGTTCTTTCCACCGCAGGAGGCTGCAGCCGAGGCCGCTGGCGCTGTTGGCGCAGCCGCCTCGTCAGAGCCGGCCGCCCCGCCTGATCGCCTCCAGCTGACTGTCCTGGGCCCGGTTCAGATGATACGGGGCGGCGAGGTTCTGCCCGAGCGTTCAGTCAAGGGATTCAGGCTGCTCATCTGCCTGCTCGAAAGCCGTCTGGCCGGACGACCCGGCGTGCCTCCAGATGAGCTGCTCGAAATCCTCGCTCCAGACGCTGATCCGCAGCAGGCTGGGGTCAGGCTCCGGCAGCAGATTCGCCGTCTGCGCGCTGCATACGGCGCTACCTGTGTGGTGCGTACGGATCACGGGTACGCCTTGGGGTCTGAGGTCCTGAGCGACGCGGAACTCTTTTTGAAGACGCAGCAGACTGGATTGTGGCGCGGCGCTTATGCCGCCGATTTTCCTGACTTCCTATCCAGTGCCCGGGAGGTCCTGGCTTACGGCCTGCGGCTCGCTGCCTACGCTACCGAACCACAGCAGCCCGCCGAGGCCGCTCGACTCGGACAGATTCTGCTGGCCATGGATCCTTTTGACTGGCCTGCCCTGTCCTTGACGCTCCGGTGCCTGCGTGACTGCGGCGAGTTGATGACGCTGGTGTCTGTGTACACACAGATCCGTCATCAGTGCGCGCTGCTGGGTGAGCCCCTCCCCAACACGTGGGAGGATTTCTTGGCTTCTAAGGATATGAGTAGGATATGAGAATAGAAAGGTAGCCTGTTCCATCTCTCTAAAAACCCCGTCCAAGACAGCGCTTCTTCTTTGACGTTGGACGTCACGTCTATGTCACAGCCTCCTTCTAGGCTCTGCTCGAGTTCACAACAACGGCCCGATCGCATCGCCACACACTGTGGCGGGAACCTGGTGCCAGTAAACCGGAAAGGAGGATGAATGAGGCGAATTGCGGTGATTGGTGCTGGGCAGGCGGGACTTCAACTCGCGCTAGGCCTACAGCATCACGGTTATCAGGTGACGCTGGTGACGGACCGGACCCCAGAACAGGTCGAGTCAGGTCAGGTGATGAGCACGCAAGCGCTGTTCCACGATGCCTGCGAAACCGAGCGGCAGCTTGACCTGAACTTCTGGGATGGGCTGTGCCCCTCAATCGAGGGCATCGCCTTCAGTGTGCCTCACCCAGAACTTCCTGGACACAAGGCCATGTCCTTTGAAGCCCAGCTGGATCATCCGGCCTACAGCATCGATCAACGCGTCAAGTTTGCTCACTGGCAGCGCACGTTTGCTGGGCGGGGCGGGGCCGTGGTGACCGAGCAGGCAGATGTGAATACGGCTGAACGTTTAAGCGACGCCCATGACCTTGTGCTGGTCGCGACCGGAAAGGGTGATCTGGGGCGAATCTTTGAGAGAGACGCGTCGCGCAGCCCGTATGATGCGCCGCAGCGTCACCTGGCTTTGGCTTATCTTCAAAACGTCAGGCCGCGCTCGGGCCACAGTGCCGTCACCTTCAATCTGATTTCCGGTGCCGGCGAGGTCTTTTTGCTCCCTGGTCTGACCCGTACCGCACAGGGCGCGTGGCTGCCCTACGAGAATGTGCTGATTGAAGCCGTTCCGGGAGGGCCACTGGACGTTTTTAAGGATATCCAGGACCCTGCAAACCAACTTCAGCGCATGCTGGCCCTCATGGCAACCTTCGTTCCCTGGGACTACGACAGGGTCAAGGACGCCCAATTGACGGACGTCATGGCAACACTCGTGGGACAGGTGACCCCACAGGTCCGCCGCCCAGTGGCCACCCTGCCTTCGGGGCGACCTGTACTGGGCCTGGGGGACGCTGTGGTGGTCAATGATCCCCTGACCGGTCAGGGCGCAGGCAGCGCCGCACGCGCCTCTGCCGTCTACCTGGAACGGATTCTGTGGCAGCGCGACCGCCCCTTTGACCGGAGTTGGATGCAGGATACCTTTGAGGACTACTGGGGGTACGCCCAGTACGTCACCCAATGGACGAATGCACTACTGGGACCACCCCCACCACACGTGCTGGGTGTTCTGGACGCCGCGCAGCGTCATCCCAGCCTAGCCCACGCCTTTGTCAACGGCTTCAATCACCCACCTGAGTTCTTTCCCTGGCTGACCAGCCCGCACGAAGCCGCCGCATTCATGGCGCGCCACGGCGTCTCCGCCCTCGCCACGCAGGCCTAATCCTGCGCTTTCTTTCAAGGAGCATACACATGACCTCAAAATCTCTGTTGGTCACTCTGGCGGTCGCCACTCTTGTTCAGTCCACCACCGCTGCCCTGACTCTGCCTCTTAGAGGTGACGACCTTAACGCCGACGAGCGCTACAACGCGGGCGTTCACACAGGGGGTATTCAAGCGGAGGGCAAAGATATTGGGGCCCTGCGCCGCGTGTCTGATACCAATTGGTCCAGGCTGAAAGCCGGTGCCACCGACACCAAGGTCAACAGCAACTGGATTGTTTACGGGAAACCCTTCTACGCTATGGCGGCCGGCACGGTAGTAGGCTGCTGGCGCAACGCCCCCGAGAACATTCCAGGGGCCTTACACCCCCTTTACAAGCCTGGATCCAAGTTTGCTGGCGGTGGCAACCACCTGTGGATTTTGCAGGATGACGGCGCTCAAGCCCTGTATGCCCATGCTCAACCGGGCAGCATTCCCGCTGCGCTGTGTCCACACAATGCCCAGGTCTTTACAGGCACCAACGGCAAGAGCGACGGCACAGGGATTGAACAGGAGGTGCGGGTCACCAATGGCGCCCGGGTCAATGCCGGACAGTTTTTGGGGCGCATCGGCAACTCAGGGTCCTCTTCTGCCCCACATCTCCATGTTCATCTGCAGAAAGCGGGCCAGCCCATGCCCATGACATTTGAGCGGGGGTTGACCACACCCTTTATCGGAGGAAAAGCCGGTCTGGATGGACCCTGGACGCCTCTAGCTGGCAAAACCTTTCCAGAAGCCTCAGTGCTGTTCTGGCCACCCCGACCCGCAGGCAATCTGACGTTTAATGGTGTTAAAGGTGCCGATTATCAGCGGCTCGTTGACCACCTGGCCGATTCCGGCATGATGCCCAACCTGATTACGTGCGCCTCTAACGGCAGCACGTATAACTCAACGTGGGTGCCAAGGCAAGGTCAGTGGGCATCCTTTCATGGGATGAGCGCTGCGCAAGCCGCTGAAAAACATGCAAACTACACCGGTCAGGGGTACAGCCGAACCTCCTCCTACACGTGCGGCACAGTCACGGTCGCCGTCTGGCGCAAATAGACCTCTTCAATCAGCTGAGGCGTTCGTAGGGCTCCACGAACGCCTGTTGACGGTGCTTCCCACGCTCCATGTTCTGTAGTTACTGATTCATGAGAATATGTCGCGTGGGGTGCGACCATTTCCCCCTGGCGGCCCAGTCGCCTCACCCACATCCAACTGGACGTCTCGCCGCTCAGCTCGCGCTCAATGACCCTGGTCGCACGACCCGCGACCTGACGCAACAGTTTGGCGTCACTGACGGCACCATCCAGGCCTGGCTCAGACGTGATAGCGAGCTTCCCGCGCGACCGGCCAACCCAAGAAGCTCACATTCGTACCGCAAGACGAGCTTGGATTGATCTTGGACGGTAATGCCCGGTTGCGTGGCTTTGACAGCAGCGGTTGGACCAGCTCACAATCCGGCACGTGATCGGTATGAAGTACGGTATCTGGCTGGATCGCGCGCACCTTTCTCGGAAACTCAGACGCTGGGGGTTCCCGTATTAGCGGGCTGTAGAGCGCAACCACGACAACATGGCCACCTGGGTGCGCGTCTACTGTGAGACGCTGGGAAACAAAAGTCACTGACAGTGCCACGTGATGTTCCCAGCAGAGAGCGACTTCAGCCTGAAAATGACGAAGGTCCGAACCTGGGGCGAGTGCGAACAGGCCCACATCATCCTGATTAGGCTTCGCTGAGAACACCTGTCTGTGATCGAGGGACCGCCATGTGTAGACAGTTTCCTCACCGTGTTGCCTTACCCCAATGACTTGCTACAACCCCTTGCTCGCACTCATACCAAGGTTCCATTGATAATTGTCCACATGGCTGCTCACGCCACTGCGCTGCTGGCTGCCGGTTCCAGCGGACGGATGGGTATTCCCAAACAGCTCGTGCTCCTGCACGGTCAGCCGCTTTGCCGGTATGCTGCTTTGGCGATCCTGCGCGGTGGAGACGTGACCGACAAGTACACCGTGGTGGTTCCGCCCGGCGCGGTGGGCCGGGACATTGCGGCTGTCCTGGCCGATTTGCCCTTCACCGCTGTGGTTCATCCAAAGCCCGAACAGGGCCTCCTGTCGTCTTTCCAAGTGGCGGCACAGGCCCTCTCAGAGACGTTGGACACACTGACTTTCGCCTTAGCGGATATGCCTTTTGTAACGCCCTCAACTTACAGGGCGCTCCGCGAGGCGTTTCGCCGCACAGGCGCTCCGCTCATAGGCACCCGTTATGGCGCAGCCACACACGCGGTCCAGGCTCCGCCTCTGCTGCTCCACGCTCGCCTCCTGCCTGAACTGCTGGAGCTGCCGGCTGCTGATACAGGCCCACGCGCACTGATTGAGCGTTACCGGCATCAGGCCACCTTCATTGACCGGCCGGATGATGAGCTGACCGATGTGGACACGCCTGACATTCTTGCTCGGCTACACAGCCTGCCCAGAAGAGGTGAACACTGACACTATTGGTGATCTAGAGCTTGGATTGGCCTTCCCCTCTTGCCCCGGCCCATAAGCTCGGCCAGCTCGCTGAGGATACTCAGGGCAATCCCAGCCGGAGACTCCAGACCCAGGTCGAAGCCTGCAGGCGTATGAATGCGGCGCAGTTGCGCGGGGTCGGTGCCAGTGTCCCGCATAAACTTGAGGAGAGCCTGACCTCGCCGCCGGCTGGCCACCAGGGACACGTACGGCGAGGGCGAGGCCAGGGCTCTGGTCAGGACAGACAGCTCATGGGCGTAGTCGTGCGAGTGGATAACCACAGCGTCCCGTGGCCCAAGAGGTGGGAGGCGGAGTTCCTGACCGGTGGAGACGCTCAGCACTGTTTGGGTGCCCGGCCAGTCCTGAGGCTGGAGGCGCTCTGGCCGGTCATCCGTGACCGTCACCCGCAGGCCCAGAGTGTGGGCCAACTGGGTCAGCGGGCGGGCAATCGGGCCAGAGCCCACGACCACCAGACCGATGGCCGGGAGCCAACGCTCATAGAGGGCATCGGGGGTGCGCTCGGCACAGTGGCCCCCTGAACCTTGAAGAGGAAGGTCTGCCCGTGCCTGCTGAGCCGGTGTGAGGGGCTGCCCCAGCACTTCTCTCTCCCCCGCATCAGTGAGGAGTGTCACGCCAGCGTCTGGGCCATACCGCGTCACCAGCCGCAAAACGCGGCCGGCCAAGCGCTCATCCCGGGCTTTGGCCCAGAGCGGATGTGCAGGCGACGCGAGCTGAAGGTGGACCTCTACGCTTCCAGAACAGGTCAGGCCAAATTCATACGCTTCACCGCTGCCCAGATCGACCTTCACGCGGACGGCCCGCGCACTGTGCCGTACCTGCTGCGCGGCGCGCCGCAACACACTGTCGGCGCAGCCGCCCAACGTCAGTGTCCCCAGCCGCTGCCCGTCTGGCAACAGCCAGGCGCGGCGGCCCAGTGGCTGACGAACCTCCCAAGTGTCTATCAGGGTGGCCAGAACCAAGTCAGGTGCGCTGTCCAGTTGAGCACAGAGACTCAAGAAGTCGTCGAGGGTTTCATCCATGCAGGCCAACTCTCCTTCTTGGGCCTCACTGTACTGGCCGCATGGGCGTCCGGCCCTTCGTACGGATGCCGGTCAGTCCGTGTGCACAAACGGCTTGACCTGAACGAAACGAGCAGAAGCGGGCTGATGGGCATGGAGACCGCTCACCGGCTCTGTCCCAAAGCGGCACTGAAACAGACAACCGGCTGTTTCAACCCTCTTCAGCCGGGAGATATCCCTAAAGACTTGCCATTTCCAGACGTCCTGCTCAGCGTTCTACCATCTGAAGAGACCAGACCTCGTGTGTTGATCTGCTTGTCGGAGGCTTCCTTATGACCTTTCCTGTCCATTTCAACGTCAACGGTCAGTCCTATGACCTTGAGCTTGATCCCCGGGTCTCTGTGCTGGACGCCCTGCGTGACCATCTGAGCGTGAATTCTGTCAAGAAAGGCTGTGATCATGGGCAGTGCGGGGCATGTACGGTCCTGTTGGACGGCTGCCGCGTACTGTCCTGCTTGGCTCTGGCGGTCGCGCACGATGGTGCGGAGGTCGTGACCGCTGAAGGTCTGGGGCGTGTCGGTCAGTTGGGCGCTGTTCAGCAGGCTTTCTTGGATCACGACGGCTTTCAGTGCGGGTACTGCACGCCCGGCCAGATCTGTTCCGCTGTTGGCATGCTGGACGAATACCGTGCTGGAATGCCCAGCCATATTACGCCGGACATCAACGCGTCTTTTGCCCTGACAGACGCAGAAATCCGGGAGCGGATGAGTGGCAACTTGTGCCGCTGCGGCGCGTACGTCAATATTGTGGCCGCGCTGCGTGAAGTCGCGGACGCGGACGTCCGCCTGTCCGTTCACGCTTTACACGCACCGGAGAAGAAATGAAGCCCTTTGCCTTTGAGCGGGCCGGCAGTGTGGCGGACGCGCTCGAGAAATTCACGGCCCCAGCCGCCTTCCTGGCAGGCGGAACCAATCTCGTGGACCATCTCCGGCTGGGGATCCGCGAAGTAGATCAGTTGGTGGACATCAGTCGGCTGAACTTAACGGAGATCACTGAACGGTCAGACGGCAGTCTGCGGATCGGTGCCCTGGTGAGAAACAGTGACATGGCGGCGCATCCCCTGATTCGTGAGCGGTATCCCATGTTGGCGGAGGCCATCCTGGCGGGGGCGTCTGGCCAGATACGCAACATGGCGACCACTGGAGGAAACCTGCTGCAGCGCACCCGCTGTGTCTATTTCCAAGACCTCACCACACCTTGCAACAAGCGTGAGCCGAACACCGGCTGCTCGGCGCTGGAAGGCTTTGGGCGGTACAACGCGGTTCTGGGCACGTCACCGGACTGCGTGGCGGTTCACCCATCTGACATGTGCATTCCGCTTGCAGCGCTGGACGCTACCGTGGTGGTGTCGGGCCAAGGAGGTGAGCGGCAGATGCCTTTCCAAGACTTTCACCGCTTACCAGGCAACACGCCTCACCTGGACACCAACCTCAAAGAGGGCGAACTGGTCACCGCAGTCGATCTGCCCGCTGTACCTGTCGCGCGGCGCTCAACCTACCGGAAAGTGCGGGAGCGGGCCTCGTACGCTTTCGCGCTGGTTTCAGTTGCTGCCGCGCTGCAGGTTGAGAAGGGGCAGGTGAAGGACGTGCGGCTGGCCTTGGGCGGAGTGGCCCATAAACCCTGGCGGGCCCACAAGGCTGAAGCCGCTCTCAGAGGCCAGACCATGACCACCGAACGCCTGCGCGCGGCCATTGAAGAGGAACTGGCGGGCGCGACCCCAGGACCAGAAAATACCTTCAAGGTCGCACTGGTCCGCAACACAGTTGTGGCCGTGTTGGAAGAGCTGGCCGAAGGCCGCACGGCCCAGCGCCGCGCCGAGCAGGGCGGCGCCGTGCAAGGAGAGCTGCAGTGAGGCCGGCTGTCAGCGGGCAGCAAACCCCGGGCAACGTCGGGCAAGACCGTGTTCGGGTGGACGGGCCACTCAAAGTCACGGGAACAGCCCCCTACGCCTACGAGCAGGCAGTGCAGAACCCCGCCTACCTGTTTCCTCTCACCTCAGCCATTGCCAAGGGAACCATCCGGTCCATCGATGACGCGGCGGCCCGGGCGGTGCCTGGCGTCCTGACTGTGATGACACACCACAACGCCCCGAAGCTGCTGGCCAAAACGGACAACGAACTCTACATTCTGCAAAGCCCAGATGTGCATTACCGGGGGGAGTACATCGGCGCCGTGATTGCCGAGTCTGTAGAGGTGGCGCGGCACGCCGCCTCTCTGGTGCAGGTGGAGTATGACGTGGCCCCCCATGACGCTCAGTTTCGCACTGGGCATCCAGACGAATATGCTCCAAAGCGTATCAATACAGGTGCGGCGTCTGACAGCCATCAGGGGAACGTCACTGAGGCGCTGGCCGCGTCTGCTGTCACGGTGGATGCGGTCTACACCACGCCCTACGAGCACCATAACCCTATGGAGATGCACTCCATTATTGCCGAGTGGGACCGCGAACGATTGGAAGGCGTCCTGGGCATTCTGGGCGAGCGGCCCCATCTGCGGCTCTACGACGCCACCCAGGGCGCGTCCTTCGCCCAGCTGCTGCTCGCCCCTGTCCTGGGCCTGCTGCCCGCGCAAATCGAGATCATTTCCCCGTATGTGGGGGGCGCATTCGGCAGCAAGGGGATTCCGCATGCCCCAACCATGCTGACCGCCCTGGCGGCGAAGCTTCTACCTGGCCGCGCGGTCAAATATATGTTGACCCGTCAGCAGATGTTCCGCTCGGTCGGTCACCGCCTGACCACCCATCAACGGTTCCGGCTGGGGGCGCAGGCCGACGGGATACTGACGGCCATTGCCCATAATGTCACGCAGAGCAGCAGTCGCCTCAAACAATTTGC
Above is a window of Deinococcus betulae DNA encoding:
- a CDS encoding styrene monooxygenase/indole monooxygenase family protein — translated: MRRIAVIGAGQAGLQLALGLQHHGYQVTLVTDRTPEQVESGQVMSTQALFHDACETERQLDLNFWDGLCPSIEGIAFSVPHPELPGHKAMSFEAQLDHPAYSIDQRVKFAHWQRTFAGRGGAVVTEQADVNTAERLSDAHDLVLVATGKGDLGRIFERDASRSPYDAPQRHLALAYLQNVRPRSGHSAVTFNLISGAGEVFLLPGLTRTAQGAWLPYENVLIEAVPGGPLDVFKDIQDPANQLQRMLALMATFVPWDYDRVKDAQLTDVMATLVGQVTPQVRRPVATLPSGRPVLGLGDAVVVNDPLTGQGAGSAARASAVYLERILWQRDRPFDRSWMQDTFEDYWGYAQYVTQWTNALLGPPPPHVLGVLDAAQRHPSLAHAFVNGFNHPPEFFPWLTSPHEAAAFMARHGVSALATQA
- a CDS encoding M23 family metallopeptidase, yielding MVTLAVATLVQSTTAALTLPLRGDDLNADERYNAGVHTGGIQAEGKDIGALRRVSDTNWSRLKAGATDTKVNSNWIVYGKPFYAMAAGTVVGCWRNAPENIPGALHPLYKPGSKFAGGGNHLWILQDDGAQALYAHAQPGSIPAALCPHNAQVFTGTNGKSDGTGIEQEVRVTNGARVNAGQFLGRIGNSGSSSAPHLHVHLQKAGQPMPMTFERGLTTPFIGGKAGLDGPWTPLAGKTFPEASVLFWPPRPAGNLTFNGVKGADYQRLVDHLADSGMMPNLITCASNGSTYNSTWVPRQGQWASFHGMSAAQAAEKHANYTGQGYSRTSSYTCGTVTVAVWRK
- a CDS encoding nucleotidyltransferase family protein; translated protein: MAAHATALLAAGSSGRMGIPKQLVLLHGQPLCRYAALAILRGGDVTDKYTVVVPPGAVGRDIAAVLADLPFTAVVHPKPEQGLLSSFQVAAQALSETLDTLTFALADMPFVTPSTYRALREAFRRTGAPLIGTRYGAATHAVQAPPLLLHARLLPELLELPAADTGPRALIERYRHQATFIDRPDDELTDVDTPDILARLHSLPRRGEH
- a CDS encoding XdhC family protein gives rise to the protein MDETLDDFLSLCAQLDSAPDLVLATLIDTWEVRQPLGRRAWLLPDGQRLGTLTLGGCADSVLRRAAQQVRHSARAVRVKVDLGSGEAYEFGLTCSGSVEVHLQLASPAHPLWAKARDERLAGRVLRLVTRYGPDAGVTLLTDAGEREVLGQPLTPAQQARADLPLQGSGGHCAERTPDALYERWLPAIGLVVVGSGPIARPLTQLAHTLGLRVTVTDDRPERLQPQDWPGTQTVLSVSTGQELRLPPLGPRDAVVIHSHDYAHELSVLTRALASPSPYVSLVASRRRGQALLKFMRDTGTDPAQLRRIHTPAGFDLGLESPAGIALSILSELAELMGRGKRGRPIQALDHQ
- a CDS encoding 2Fe-2S iron-sulfur cluster-binding protein; the encoded protein is MTFPVHFNVNGQSYDLELDPRVSVLDALRDHLSVNSVKKGCDHGQCGACTVLLDGCRVLSCLALAVAHDGAEVVTAEGLGRVGQLGAVQQAFLDHDGFQCGYCTPGQICSAVGMLDEYRAGMPSHITPDINASFALTDAEIRERMSGNLCRCGAYVNIVAALREVADADVRLSVHALHAPEKK
- a CDS encoding FAD binding domain-containing protein, producing the protein MKPFAFERAGSVADALEKFTAPAAFLAGGTNLVDHLRLGIREVDQLVDISRLNLTEITERSDGSLRIGALVRNSDMAAHPLIRERYPMLAEAILAGASGQIRNMATTGGNLLQRTRCVYFQDLTTPCNKREPNTGCSALEGFGRYNAVLGTSPDCVAVHPSDMCIPLAALDATVVVSGQGGERQMPFQDFHRLPGNTPHLDTNLKEGELVTAVDLPAVPVARRSTYRKVRERASYAFALVSVAAALQVEKGQVKDVRLALGGVAHKPWRAHKAEAALRGQTMTTERLRAAIEEELAGATPGPENTFKVALVRNTVVAVLEELAEGRTAQRRAEQGGAVQGELQ